Proteins from one Anthonomus grandis grandis chromosome 8, icAntGran1.3, whole genome shotgun sequence genomic window:
- the LOC126739765 gene encoding uncharacterized protein LOC126739765 — MTKFWELEEIPSAPLISGDDQRAELIFRQTVKRTSTGRFMVSLPFKESEPDLGNTYPQALRRFLLLESRLMKNPELYNSYSDFINEYIHHEYMTLIPFNLPKPNISCYLPHHCVLKPDSISTKLRVVWDASAKGPKGLSLNDTLLPGPKLQNDLSSLLLIFRLYPIVFIADIRRMFLQILITPEHRKFQRILWRFSAKDPIREYELNTVTFGVSSSPFLAIRTLNELAEREKENFPNASRILKQNTYIDDVLGFSPSISSALDLQRELIDLLKSGGFQLAKWASNCPELLAAVPESDRQMSLSFDKEQPNFIKVLGLQWHPKSDIFTYQYKPHESECTKRTILQVIGRIFDPLGLLCPILLLAKYIMQQLWLLKIDWDDTPPEPLVKLWTELKSELPLLSEFKLPRQISLANRSCDIIAICDASNKGYAAVVYFRVEGGNQISVSLVCARSRVAPISNRQTLARLELLGAVLLSNLVSFVIHTSSTHITINNIYAYTDSQIVLAWLNSPPERWQTFVGNRVNHIQKIIPSSSWYYIPSAINSADCASRGLTASKLIYHDLWWKGPAFLWHPKSSWPDSVRDLPKKDFSAVNMEEKRKVFTTTVENHTLDLLINKFSSLPKIQRILSYCLRVKTNFKKNTTKLYKNPSPDEMWKSYSVLIKHVQTSSFPDLISKLNKDVPIPKPYRKLSPFIDKEGMLRVGGRLQNSDLPYSAKHPLLLPKVHPFTNLVIEYTHNQHLHPGLKTLHHLLLQQFWIISAKHVIQKLLSKCLLCFRTKPKPYQPPPMGNLPFHRINQLKPFSHIAIDFCGPFYVTPYRYRGAKVFKSYVCVFVCTIYKIIHLELTTTLSTEGFVSAFRRFISRRGTVTDCWSDQGSNFIGFKNQLVEFSKEASEKLLIRWHLGPPLSPHFNALAESGVKSFKSHFLRVVGDQKLTIEEMSTLICQIEAILNSRPLTAQSTDPNDLLPLTPFHFLTLEPLNSGIPDPDLSHLNINRLSRWQLIQKLHADFWKRFSFEYLNTLQQRHKWSNPSTPIKLNALVLIQSDLKSPLKWPLGRVIELHPGEDGQIRVATVKTSVGNFKRPVIKLCPLPEN, encoded by the coding sequence ATGACCAAGTTTTGGGAACTTGAAGAAATCCCTTCCGCTCCTTTAATTTCAGGGGATGATCAAAGGGCTGAGTTGATTTTTAGACAAACTGTTAAACGAACCTCTACTGGTCGGTTTATGGTATCCCTTCCTTTTAAAGAATCGGAACCAGACCTAGGAAATACTTATCCTCAAGCCCTCAGAAGATTTTTACTTCTTGAATCCCGACTTATGAAAAATCCTGAATTATACAATTCTTACTCAgattttataaatgaatatattCATCATGAATATATGACTCTTATTCCATTTAACTTGCCCAAACCAAATATTTCGTGTTATTTGCCACATCATTGTGTACTAAAACCGGATAGTATTAGCACTAAACTCCGTGTTGTTTGGGATGCTTCGGCAAAGGGTCCTAAAGGTCTTAGTCTTAATGACACTTTGCTACCTGGTCCTAAATTACAAAACGATTTGAGttctttattacttattttccGTCTTTATCCGATAGTTTTCATAGCCGATATAAGACGCATGTTTTTACAAATCCTGATAACCCCGGaacatagaaaatttcaaaGAATCTTGTGGCGATTCTCAGCAAAGGATCCAATTCGCGAATATGAACTCAATACAGTTACTTTTGGAGTGTCTAGCTCACCTTTTCTTGCCATAAGGACCCTTAATGAACTCGCAGAACGCGAAAAGGAAAACTTTCCCAATGCAAgtcgtattttaaaacaaaatacatatattgacgATGTTCTCGGATTTAGCCCTTCTATTTCTTCAGCCCTTGATCTTCAAAGGGAGCTAATCGACTTATTGAAATCTGGTGGATTTCAGTTAGCCAAATGGGCCTCAAACTGTCCAGAATTATTAGCTGCAGTCCCTGAATCTGACCGCCAAATGTCTCTTTCTTTTGACAAAGAACAACCAAATTTTATCAAGGTTTTAGGCCTTCAATGGCATCCAAAAAGTGACATATTTACTTATCAATACAAACCACATGAATCTGAATGTACAAAACGTACTATCTTGCAGGTCATAGGAAGAATATTTGATCCTTTAGGTCTTCTTTgtcctattttattattagctaAATACATTATGCAACAACTATGGCTCTTAAAAATAGATTGGGATGATACTCCTCCAGAACCTCTAGTAAAGTTATGGACCGAGTTAAAATCTGAACTTCCCCTGTTATCAGAGTTtaaacttccaaggcaaattagTCTTGCAAACAGATCTTGTGACATCATAGCCATATGTGATGCGTCTAACAAAGGTTACGCCGCAGTAGTTTATTTTCGAGTAGAAGGTGGTAATCAAATTTCTGTATCTTTGGTTTGCGCAAGGTCTCGAGTAGCACCAATTTCAAATCGTCAAACTCTAGCTCGATTAGAATTACTAGGCGCGGTTCTTTTAAGCAATCTGGTGAGTTTTGTCATACACACCTCTTCTACTCATATTACCATCAATAATATTTATGCCTATACTGACTCCCAAATAGTTCTTGCCTGGTTAAACTCTCCTCCAGAGAGATGGCAGACCTTTGTGGGAAACAGAGTaaatcatatacaaaaaataatcccCTCTTCATCTTGGTATTATATCCCATCAGCTATTAATTCAGCTGACTGTGCTTCTAGAGGCTTAACAGCTTCTAAATTGATCTATCATGATTTGTGGTGGAAGGGCCCTGCTTTTCTTTGGCATCCAAAAAGTAGTTGGCccgatagtgtaagggatcttCCAAAAAAGGATTTTAGCGCTGTAAATATGGAGGAAAAACGGAAGGTTTTTACTACGACTGTTGAGAATCATACTTTGGATCTTCTTATCAATAAGTTCTCGTCATTACCTAAAATTCAACGCATTTTGTCATATTGTCTCAGAGTAAAAacgaattttaagaaaaatactacaaaattgtataaaaatccGAGTCCAGATGAAATGTGGAAGTCTTACTCAGTCTTAATTAAACATGTCCAAACTTCGTCATTCCCTGATCTTATTTCTAAACTAAATAAAGATGTTCCTATTCCAAAACCTTATCGAAAACTTTCACCATTTATTGACAAGGAAGGAATGCTGCGTGTGGGTGGACGTCTTCAAAATTCAGACTTACCCTACTCTGCCAAGCATCCTCTCCTATTACCAAAAGTTCATCCCTTTACTAACCTAGTTATTGAGTATACCCATAACCAACATTTGCATCCAGGCCTAAAAACCCTCCACCATTTATTACTACAACAATTCTGGATCATTTCTGCTAAACATgtcatacaaaaattattatcaaagtgTTTACTTTGCTTTAGAACAAAACCAAAACCATATCAGCCCCCTCCAATGGGAAATTTACCATTTCATCGAATCAATCAGTTAAAGCCATTTTCTCACATAGCAATCGACTTTTGTGGTCCGTTTTATGTAACTCCCTATCGTTACCGCGGTGCAAAGGTTTTTAAGTCATATGTTTGCGTTTTTGTTTGcacaatatacaaaattattcatCTGGAACTTACAACGACCTTATCTACAGAAGGATTTGTATCGGCTTTTCGCCGATTTATTTCACGACGTGGCACTGTAACTGATTGCTGGAGCGATCAGGGCAGtaattttataggttttaaaaaTCAACTTGTAGAATTTTCCAAGGAAGCTtcagagaaacttttaattcgTTGGCACCTTGGGCCTCCTCTTTCACCTCATTTCAACGCGTTGGCAGAATCGGGAGTTAAGAGTTTTAAATCCCATTTTTTAAGAGTGGTTGGAGACCAAAAACTGACTATTGAAGAAATGTCAACTTTAATTTGTCAAATCGAGGCCATTTTAAATTCACGTCCTCTTACGGCACAATCTACAGATCCTAATGATCTCTTACCCTTAACACCTTTTCATTTTCTAACACTCGAGCCTCTAAACTCTGGAATCCCAGACCCCGATTTAAGTCATTTGAATATAAATAGACTGTCTAGATGGcaacttatacaaaaattacacgCTGATTTTTGGAAGAGATTTTCTTTCGAATACTTAAACACCCTGCAACAGCGCCACAAGTGGTCAAATCCGTCTACTCCAATAAAACTTAATGCTTTAGTTTTGATTCAGAGCGATTTAAAATCGCCACTAAAATGGCCTCTCGGTCGCGTTATTGAACTGCATCCCGGTGAAGACGGACAAATTCGCGTTGCAACGGTTAAAACTTCAGTGGGCAATTTTAAGAGACCAGTTATTAAACTGTGTCCTCTTCctgaaaattaa